In a single window of the Nicotiana tomentosiformis chromosome 8, ASM39032v3, whole genome shotgun sequence genome:
- the LOC104094473 gene encoding extensin-2-like: MSRFHGGGPAKGRRYLPQILVALAILAVANVVSADPYIYSSPPPPAYEYKSPPPPSPSPPPPYVYKSTPPPSPSPPPPYVYKSPPPPSPSPPPPYVYKSPPPPSPSPPLPYVYKSPPPPSPSPPPPYVYKSPPPPSHSPPPLYYYKSPPPPSPSPPPPYYYKSPPPPLPSPPPPYYYKSPPPPSPSPPPPYYYKSPPTPSPSPSPPPPYYYKSPPPPSPPPPSPYYYKSPPPPAKSPPPPYYYSSPPPSVKSPPPPYYYSSPPPPKKSPPPPYHYTSPPPPVKSPPPPYYYSSPPPPKKSPPPPYHYSSPPPPVKSPPPPYYYFSPPPPKKSPPPPYYYSSPPPPNKSPPPPYHYSSPPPPVKSPPTPYYYTSPPPPKKSSPPSYYYTSPPPPTHYYPPHHHLVVKVVGKVYCFRCYDLKYPEKSHNKKHLKGAVVKVTCKAGDKNIVSYGTTKINGKFNITVKGFEYAKYGAKACKAKLHNAPKDSNCDIPTNLHWGVKGANLKVKSKNHYEVVLYAKPFAYGSKTPYAKCTKPMPTPTPYYYKSPPPPSPTYIYKSPPPPSPTYVYKSPPPPTPTYVYKSSPPPTKSPPSPYYYYKSPPPPSPKPAPVYYYKSPPPPPPYYYKSPPPPSSSPPPPYYYKSPPPLSPSPPPPYYYKSLPPPSPSPPPPYYYKSPPPPSPKPAHVYYYKLPPPPSPSPPFPYYYKSPPPPSHSPPPLYYYKSPPSPSPSPPLPYYYKSPPPSSPSPPPPYYYKSPPPPSPSPPPTYYYKSPPPPSPSPPPPYYYKSPPPPSPSPPPPYYYKSPPPPSPSPPPPYYYKSPPPPSSSPPPPYYYHSSPPPVKSPPPPYYYSSPLPPVKSPPPPVYIYASPPPPMHY; this comes from the exons ATGAGTCGGTTTCACGGTGGCGGCCCCGCCAAGGGTCGTCGATATTTGCCACAAATCTTAGTGGCATTGGCCATATTGGCGGTTGCTAATGTAGTGTCAGCAGATCCTTATATATATTCTTCTCCACCACCTCCAGCATACGAGTACAAGTCACCACCACCTCCGTCTCCTTCTCCGCCACCACCTTATGTGTACAAATCTACACCTCCTCCATCACCTTCTCCCCCGCCACCATATGTGTATAAATCACCACCTCCTCCTTCGCCATCTCCCCCGCCACCATATGTGTATAAGTCTCCTCCACCTCCATCACCTTCACCCCCACTGCCTTATGTGTATAAATCACCACCTCCTCCTTCGCCATCTCCCCCGCCCCCGTATGTGTACAAATCTCCTCCTCCACCATCACATTCGCCACCACCTCTATATTATTATAAGTCGCCACCTCCACCTTCACCATCACCTCCACCACCATATTATTATAAATCTCCGCCACCACCCTTGCCATCACCACCTCCACCTTACTATTATAAGTCTCCACCACCACCTTCTCCTTCACCTCCTCCACCATACTACTATAAATCTCCACCAACTCCTTCACCTTCACCTTCACCTCCGCCACCTTACTATTACAAGTCTCCGCCTCCTCcatcaccaccaccaccatcaccATACTACTATAAGTCTCCACCACCACCTGCTAAGTCACCTCCTCCCCCATACTATTACAGTTCTCCACCACCATCAGTAAAGTCTCCTCCTCCACCATATTATTATTCCTCACCGCCACCACCAAAGAAATCACCCCCGCCACCATATCACTATACTTCCCCACCACCACCAGTTAAGTCTCCTCCTCCACCATATTACTATTCCTCACCACCACCACCCAAGAAATCACCTCCTCCCCCATATCACTATAGTTCCCCACCGCCACCAGTTAAGTCTCCTCCTCCACCATATTACTATTTCTCACCACCACCACCCAAGAAATCACCTCCTCCACCATATTACTACTCTTCTCCACCACCACCAAATAAATCACCACCGCCACCATACCACTACTCTTCCCCACCACCACCAGTAAAGTCACCTCCAACTCCATACTACTACACCTCCCCACCACCACCAAAGAAGTCTTCTCCCCCATCATACTATTACACTTCACCGCCACCACCTACTCATTACTATCCTCCACATCATCATTTGGTGGTCAAGGTTGTCGGAAAGGTCTATTGTTTTAGATGCTATGATTTAAAATACCCAGAAAAGTCTCATAACAAGAAACACCTAAAAG GTGCCGTTGTTAAGGTAACTTGTAAGGCTGGTGACAagaatattgtgagttatggtaCCACAAAGATCAACGGCAAATTCAACATTACTGTTAAAGGATTTGAATAtgccaaatacggagcaaaggcTTGCAAGGCTAAACTACACAATGCTCCAAAGGATTCAAATTGTGACATTCCTACAAATCTTCATTGGGGAGTAAAAGGTGCTAACCTTAAAGTGAAGTCAAAGAACCATTATGAAGTTGTACTTTATGCAAAACCATTTGCTTATGGCTCTAAGACACCTTATGCAAAATGCACAAAACCTATGCCTACGCCTACTCCATACTACTACAAATCTCCTCCACCTCCATCGCCGACTTATATTTACAAGTCACCACCTCCTCCATCACCAACATATGTTTACAAGTCACCACCTCCCCCAACCCCGACATACGTTTACAAATCTTCGCCACCACCAACTAAGTCTCCACCATCTCCTTATTACTACTACAAGTCTCCACCTCCACCATCACCAAAACCTGCCCCTGTATACTATTATAAATCACCACCGCCTCCACCTCCTTACTATTATAAATCCCCTCCACCACCATcatcttctcctcctcctccataTTACTACAAGTCGCCACCACCCCTATCGCCATCACCTCCACCACCATACTACTATAAGTCACTACCACCGCCATCCCCATCACCACCCCCACCTTATTATTACAAGTCTCCACCTCCACCATCACCAAAACCTGCACATGTATACTATTATAAATTACCACCACCCCCATCGCCGTCACCTCCATTTCCTTACTATTACAAATCTCCTCCACCGCCATCACATTCTCCTCCTCCTCTATATTACTACAAGTCGCCACCATCCCCATCACCATCACCCCCACTACCGTACTACTATAAGTCACCACCACCATCTTCCCCATCACCACCCCCACCTTATTACTATAAGTCTCCTCCTCCACCATCTCCATCACCACCCCCGACCTATTACTACAAGTCTCCTCCACCACCATCACCATCTCCTCCACCACCCTATTACTATAAATCACCACCACCTCCATCGCCATCACCGCCACCACCCTATTATTACAAGTCTCCACCACCACCATCTCCATCACCGCCACCACCCTATTACTACAAGTCCCCTCCTCCACCGTCGTCTTCTCCTCCACCTCCATACTATTACCACTCTTCACCTCCACCAGTAAAGTCTCCTCCTCCTCCCTATTACTACAGCTCACCTCTTCCACCCGTGAAATCACCACCTCCGCCAGTATACATTTATGCTTCTCCGCCACCTCCAATGCACTACTAA